The following is a genomic window from Acidobacteriota bacterium.
AAACAACCCAATTCCGGTTATATTCCATCCGTACCACCGCCCGGTGTCGATACCGCTAACCCTTTTAGTTCACAGCAAACTTATCAACAAGCGCCGCAGCCGCCGATGGCAATGCCCGCAGCACATGCGGCGCACGGTTTGATTTGCCCGCGTTGCGGTTCAGCAAATGTTTTAAAAGGCAGCACCCCGATATGGGCAATCGTCGCTACGGTTGTCGGATTCTTTTTCGTCTGCATTGTTTCTCTGCTCTTTCTGCTCGTCAAAGACCCCAACAAATGTCTCAATTGTGGGCTGGATTTCAAATAAAAAAGCGACCAACAGTTTATCTATTGGTCGCTTTTGAGGTTTCCATTAAGGTTGATTTTCAATCACCTTAATCAAGGGTAACGGTTACGAAATCGAATTGACCGCCTGAACGCTCGATTTGCAAGGCAATCTCTTTTTGCCCTTTGAGACTGGCGATGGCGCTCATCCATTCGGCACGGTTTCTGACCAGCTTGCCTTCTACGCGATGAATCACCACGCCGCGTTGCAAACCGGCTTCAGCCGCAGGGCTATCCGATTTGACCGCTTGCACCACAACGCCGGTATTCACTTTGAGGTTCAGTTGCGAAGCCATCTGCGGGGTCACCGTTACAACCGAGATACCAAGCTCGTTATCGGTACTGTTTTCTTCTTCGTTCTCTTCAGGTTGCTCTTCGTTATTATCCGATAATTTCGGACGCTCGGCTAAAACCACATTAGCTGATTGTTCCGTGCCTTCACGCACGAATTTCAGGTTGATTTGTTTACCAACCGGTAAATCGGCAACCGTTTCCACCAGCTCTTTAGAAGTTTTAATCGCTTTGCCGTCCACTTCGGTAATGATGTCACCGCTTTGCAAACCGGCTTTTGCAGCAGGACCACTTTGCGACGGAATGTTGGCAATCAACGCGCCGGTAGTTCCGCCTTTATAGCCGAGGCTGCGAGCGATTGCCGGGGTTAAATCCCGCGGATTGACGCCCAGATAGGCTCTGGTCACTTTACCGTTTTTAACGATTTGCGAATAGACTTTCGATGCCAGGGATGAAGGGATAGCAAAACCGACGCCTTCGCTGGCTCCCGAACGCGAAAAAATCATTGAGTTAATGCCGATGATTTCGCCGTTCATGTTGACTAACGGGCCACCGGAATTGCCCGGATTAATCGAAGCATCGGTTTGAATGAATTTGGTAAATTGCGCCTGTGCGCCGAGGTCACGACCGAGCGCCGAAACGATGCCTGCGGTCATCGTCTGCTCTAAACCAAACGGGCTTCCCAGAGCAATCACCCATTCGCCCTGCTCAACCTTTTCGGAATCGCCGAGTTTAGCAAAGGGCAGGCTCTGGGCATCAATTTTAATTACCGCTAAATCGGTTTCCGGGTCTGAGCCTACGAGTTTGGCAGTAAACTCACGACCATCCGTAAGCTTCACCTTCAATTTACTGGCGTTGCCTGCGACATGGTTGTTGGTCAAAATGTAACCGTCCTGGCTGATGATTACACCGGAGCCGGTTCCACGTTGACGACGCGGGACGCTATCGCCGAAATCAAAAAATGGAATCGGATTACTTTGACGCGATGAAGTCGAGCGTTTCACCTCTTCAACTGTATCAATGTTGACGACTGCCGGTTTAACCTGCTTGGCAATGCCTACGAAGGTCCGCGATAAATCCTGTGGTGTGGGCAACTGAGCTTGCGTAGCTGATTGTGCTGCTGCAATTTTTTCCAGTGAATACCCCGTCCCTATCGCCAGCATCAAAGCCAGCATTAAGACAATAATTTTTACGCGCTGCAATTGTTTTTTAATCATCGTTAGATTCTCATCCATCGTTCACATACTCCTATTAAACTTTTCAATAAGTACCTTTTTTGAAGAAGAGGCTGTTTGGCGATTGCTTAAACGCCTCAATAAAATTATGGTTCACAAATTATTTTATACCAACACGCAAGAGCCGGACTAACACGCGGCTAGCCCGGCTCTTATTTTCAGATGTTAAATTTGTCAAACTTAACTGCGACGTTCAACTTTAAGATTATTGGTCACCGAAAAAGAACCGGGTACGCCTCTGGCTGAAATTCCGGCTAAATTCTTATCGCCTTCCGTAGCAACAATGCCTTCCAACGAAACATGACCGTTTTTCACAATAATGTGAATCGAAGGATTGACGCCTTGTCCATAACGATAAAGACTTCCTGCGCCGAACACCGCGCGGTAAGTGCGCAGACGAATCGAATCATCGAAGCGTGATAGCGGCAAAACTTCAATGTTATTGATTACCCGCTCAACGCCTTCGATTTTGGCAATCCGTTTTTCAGCATCTTTGCGCGTCGTCGGACGCACAACCTGCCCGTAAAGGATTACCGTATCGCCTTCCAGTTTAAATGCAAGGTTATCGAACACGCCGTAATACGGCAGAGTAACCAGTTCTTTTCTGATTTCTCTGGCGGTTCCGCTCTGTATGTCATTACCTTTTTTGCTGCCACCTGCCAAAACGGCTGATGATGTTGCAATTAAAAACGCGACTGTTAAAGCTAATATTGTTGTTCTTATTCTTAACATAATCTCTACCTCCTGGTGCTTCTACGAGCAACACCCGTAAATCCGATTTCATCTTGATGGGGTTACTCTCTCAAAGCCCTTGACGCATTCGGTTGGATGCTTGAGTTAGCCACATCGTAGCCCGTGTGAATTTTCATTTTTTTAAAATTGTTCACAATTTTAAGCGCAAAAAATTTCCTCCTTTTCCCTCAAATCAATTCGCCGGTTATGAATTTTCGGATTCTCTGGAATCAAATTCTGCTTTAAGTCGTTCGATGCGATTCTTTTCCGATTGCAGTTGTTCCAAAACAATTCCCATTCTGGCGCGTTCGCTTTTGTAGTATTCCAGTTTGTCGCGGTTCATCAATTTGCGCCGCATCCGCAAAACGCTTATTACCAGCACTGCACCCACCGCTATCCAGAAAATCCAACCGCCGAAATAGCTTTTGCCAAGCGTTACAAAAGCTGCAAAAACCAGCAGTAAAATGCCGAACGTCCCGAATAACGAACAGCCCAACTGCAACGGCGCAACCTTTTCATTGGCTCTTAGAACTTCAATCTCTTCCGTCACTTTTTCAATGTCTTCATTCAGTTCGGCAAGACTGGCTTCGATAGCGTTGAGGTTGCTGGCATCATTTGGAAGCAGCATCGCTTCGTCCGTTTTGCCGATAATCGCCAGACTCAAGGTGTCTTTGTACTTACGCACACGATAAGAAGCGCCGCACACCGAACAAATCACATGCTCGAAATCGCTCGGAAATTCAAGCGCCACCGTACACGCGGGACAATTGGTTTTAATGATTTCCATAGTCATTCAATCGCATTATAACGAATGCTCAAACGATGTCGGCAATCAGGGATTGGTTCAACCGTTTGTCATCAAACGGTAAACTTTCTAATCCCCTCCCGATTGTTGTATAGTTGCTGATTCAATTTTTGCAAAAATTCAAGCATTGAAGGATTCATAAGATGGTCACAATCGATACGATAACCTCGCTGGCGAAACGGCGCGGGTTTGTTTTTCAATCAAGCGACATTTATGGCGGACTCGGTTCGGTCTGGGATTACGGCCCGCTCGGCGTTGAACTGGTCAACAACATCAAACGCGCCTGGTGGCGTTCGGTGGTCTATGAGCGCGACGATATGGTCGGACTCGACGCGGGCATTTTAATGAACCGTCTGGTCTGGCATTATTCCGGTCACGAAGCGACGTTTTCCGACCCGATGGTCGATTGTCGCGAGTGCAAATCGCGTCTCCGCGCCGATAAAATAGAAGGCAAATGTCCGGTTTGCGGCTCAACCAACTTAACCGAACCGCGTAAATTCAACCTGATGTTTCGCACCACGGTTGGCCCGGTTGATGACGGGTCGGGACTCGCTTACCTGCGCCCTGAAACCGCGCAAGGCATCTTCGTTAATTTCAAAAACGTACTTGATTCGACCAATCGCAAATTGCCTTTCGGGATTGCACAAACTGGCAAAGCCTATCGCAATGAAATCACGCCGGGCAATTTCATTTTCCGTACACGCGAATTCGAGCAGATGGAAATCGAATTTTTCGTCAAACCGCCGCACATTCTCAAAGAAGGCGATTTGAATGACGAACAATGGCACGACCGCTGGATTGAAGACCGCTTCAACTGGTATTTGTCGCTCGGCATGAATGCCAATAATTTACGCCAATACGAACAACCGCCCGAAGAACTCGCGCATTACGCCAAGCGCACAGTCGATTTGCAATATCGCTTCTTCCCCGAACGCGAAGAGGAAGATAAGCAATTTGATGAACTCGAAGGCATCGCCAATCGCACGGCATTCGACACCATGTCACACTCGAAAAAAATGGTGCGCGTCAATAAACCTGTTAGCGAGCAAGCCGAAGGCGAATACATTTTGATTGACCCGGTAACCGGCGAAAAGGTTCTCGCGCGGATTAAAGAGGATTCCAAAAAATCCAAGGGCGAAGAGGAAGTCCGGCACAATCCCGATTCGACCGCCGATATGACCTATTTCGACCACGAATCGAATAAGCACGTCTTCCCTTACGTGATTGAACCGTCGGCGGGCGTAGCGCGTTCGACGCTCGCCTTCCTGATGGACGCTTACAACGAAGAGGAAGTGCGCGGCGAAACCCGCGTCGTCCTGAAACTTCATCCCCACCTCGCGCCGATTAAAGTCGCGGTTTTGCCGCTTGCCAAAAACAAAGAAGGCATCGTCAGTCTCGCTAAAGATATTAAAACCCGCTTGCAACGCACCGGCACCATGCGCGCCGTTTACGATGACACGGGCGCGATTGGCAAACTCTATCGTCGGCAGGATGAAGTCGGCACGCCGTTCTGTTTGACGGTTGACCATCAATCGCTGGAAGATAATCAGGTCACCATACGCGACCGCGATACGATGGAACAGGAACGCATCGGCATTGCCGATATTGAAAAAACCATTGCACAAAAACTTGGCTTCACGTTGAGCTAACCACTATCACAAATTCTTGAAAGGGGAACTGATTGAATGAAAAGTTTGAAGGCAGTTTTTGCTCTTATTTTCGCAGCAATTTTCTCTGTCGCTTGCGGCACCACAAGCGAATCCGCCAATAAAAACACGGCTACGCCGGTCGCCACCAGCACGACGCCGGCAGCGACGGCGAATGCCAATCAACCGGCATCCGGTGAAACGATGAAAGCCAGCGTCGACGCGAAAGCGCTCTACACCGAAAAATGCGAGATGTGCCACGCCGCCGATGGCAAAGGCAATGCGCAAATGAAAATGAAAGAGATGCCTAACTTCACCAATGCCGAGTGGCAGAAAAAAGAGACTGATGAAGAATTCACCAAAGCCATTAAAGAAGGCAAAAAACCGATGCCGGGATTTGGCGACAAGATGAACGACGAACAGATCAAAGCTCTGGTCGCTTACGTTCGCGCCTTTGCGAAAAAATAAATTTCACGGTAGTCGGAAGCCGGAAGCCGGTGGTCGGTAATTCATATCTAAAACCGGCTACCGATCACCGACTACTGACTACCGAAAATGCTCAACGAAGTCTTGAAAATCTGTGAAGCGATACGCGACGCGGGCGGGCGAGCGATGCTGGTTGGCGGCATCGTGCGTGATCGTTTGTTTGGCTACGAATCGAAGGATTACGACCTCGAAGTTTATTATTTAGAACCTGCGCTTCTGCGTTCCACCCTCGAATCCTTCGGACACGTCAACACCGTCGGCGAACATTTCGCAGTTTACAAATTAACCATTTATGTTCCATCTTCCGAAACCAATTCTAAAAATGTAAAAATTATCCCGAAATCCGCAATCCGCAATCCGCAATCCGCAATTGTAAAGAAACAGCGCGTCGAGATAGATGTTTCCATTCCGCGTCGCGAATCGAAATCGGGACGCGGGCATCGCGGCTTTGTTATCACAGGCGACCCGCACATGACATTTGCCGAAGCTGCCAGACGTCGCGATTTCACCATCAATGCGATTATGCAAGACCCGCTCACCGATGAAATCGTTGACCCATACGGCGGCGTTGCCGATATTGAAAACCGCATCATTCGCGCAATCGCTGCCGATACTTTTATTGAAGACAGCCTGCGCGTGCTGCGCGCAATGCAAATAGCCGCGCGTTTTGAAATGACGATTGCGCCGGAAACCATCGCGCTTTGTCGCACCATTGATCTATCGGATTTGCCGCATGAGCGCATCTGGGGTGAATTTGAAAAATTGTTTTTGCGCGCTGCCAAACCTTCTATTGGACTGCACGTCGCACTGGAACTCGGCGTACTGGAAAAACTTTTCCCTCCGCTTTACGCGCTAACAAAAAATCCCCGTGCAAATGAATTGACGGCATTTACAAAAACGCAAAAGCGATTAGACGCCGGGGCAAGTCAAGTTGGTGAGTTGGCAAAAGAGAAACACTTGACGCTCATGCTGGCGGCGCTTTGTCTTGATTTATCGGTTGAGCAAGCAATTGACGTTTTAGACACCCTCAGCATTTTTACAATAAACAATTACGATGTGCGAAAACAGGTGCTCGCGCTGGTGAGCGAACACCAAAAGCCGATTCAATTTTTTGAATCGCGCGAACAAACCACCGATGGCGACTTTCGCAGACTTGCCGGGCGGGTTGAGATGAATTTGCTTTATCACACCGTGAAAGCCGATTTGATTGCCGGCGGTGATAAAAAAGCTCCGGCAGCAAAATGGTTCATCGAAAAAGTGCGGCAGCTTGATTTGCAGCGCGGCGCGCCGGAACCGATTTTGATGGGGCGACATCTGCGGGAAATCGGCATTCAACCGGGACCGCAAATGGGGAAACTTCTGCATCAGGTTTACGAACTACAACTCGACGGCGTTGTGCAAACCTTAGAACAAGCCCTTGAAAAAGCCTGTTCCATCCTTGCCAATCAAAAGTGATTCCACATTCAGAAATTTCCGGCTCGCAAAAATCTTCTACACACGCTGCGACCGCTGCGGGTTGCGGCGGTGCTTGCAAACTCTATCGAAGATTTCCGCAACCACCTCGAAGTCCTCATCGCGCCCGCCGATGTCAATCGATTCATTGAAGTCATCAATCATTTCTATCCGCGTTTTCATGCGTGGTGGCAGGCAGGCGCTGAGGAGCAACTGCGGAAAAAAGCTGAAAGTTACCGGCAAACAGAAATCTGCTTTCTGTCAGTGATTTTCTTTTCCTGCCGAACCTTTGGGAATTTTGGTGCCCGATTCCGGCATTTTATTTATGTCAGCAGAATGAACCTGGATTCGACAGTTAAACAGGAGGAAGCTATGCTCAGTGAAATCGGTTCCGAAGAATTCGCAGTTTATGAAAAATTCGTCCAAAGCGCGCTCGAAGCCTTCACCCATCAAATTGTCGATTGTGAAGATTTTTTAACCGGCGACGCTTTGTATCTGCGGTTAGGCATCCTGCCCAACCGATTGAGGAGGTAATTTAATGAAGCGAGGGTTATGGATTCTGCTTTTAAGCATCACCTTGTACTTCGCGGCGCGCGCTCCGGCAAGTGAGCCGCCTGCTTTTGTCGCGAATGAAAAAGTCGCCCCTGTCGATCAACCGACCAAAGCAGGAAACATCATCCGCCTTGACCCGCGAATCGATAAACTGATTGCAACGGATGCCAAGCTTGAAAAGGTTGCCGACGGGTTCGATTGGGTCGAAGGTCCGGTGTGGAATCGCCAAGAAAATTACCTGCTGTTTTCCAACATTCCCGCAAATGCCATTATCAAATGGCAGGCAGATAAGCCTACAGAGATTTTTATGAAACCGAGCGGCTATACGGGAAGCGCGCCATTTGCAGGGCGCGAACCCGGCACCAACGGGTTGACTTATGATAATGATGGTCACCTGGTGATGTGTGAACATGGCGACCGCCGCATTACGCGACTTGAAAGCAACGGCAAAAAGA
Proteins encoded in this region:
- a CDS encoding zinc-ribbon domain-containing protein, encoding MVCAKCGSENREESNFCRYCSAPLKQPNSGYIPSVPPPGVDTANPFSSQQTYQQAPQPPMAMPAAHAAHGLICPRCGSANVLKGSTPIWAIVATVVGFFFVCIVSLLFLLVKDPNKCLNCGLDFK
- a CDS encoding cytochrome c — encoded protein: MKSLKAVFALIFAAIFSVACGTTSESANKNTATPVATSTTPAATANANQPASGETMKASVDAKALYTEKCEMCHAADGKGNAQMKMKEMPNFTNAEWQKKETDEEFTKAIKEGKKPMPGFGDKMNDEQIKALVAYVRAFAKK
- a CDS encoding Do family serine endopeptidase, coding for MDENLTMIKKQLQRVKIIVLMLALMLAIGTGYSLEKIAAAQSATQAQLPTPQDLSRTFVGIAKQVKPAVVNIDTVEEVKRSTSSRQSNPIPFFDFGDSVPRRQRGTGSGVIISQDGYILTNNHVAGNASKLKVKLTDGREFTAKLVGSDPETDLAVIKIDAQSLPFAKLGDSEKVEQGEWVIALGSPFGLEQTMTAGIVSALGRDLGAQAQFTKFIQTDASINPGNSGGPLVNMNGEIIGINSMIFSRSGASEGVGFAIPSSLASKVYSQIVKNGKVTRAYLGVNPRDLTPAIARSLGYKGGTTGALIANIPSQSGPAAKAGLQSGDIITEVDGKAIKTSKELVETVADLPVGKQINLKFVREGTEQSANVVLAERPKLSDNNEEQPEENEEENSTDNELGISVVTVTPQMASQLNLKVNTGVVVQAVKSDSPAAEAGLQRGVVIHRVEGKLVRNRAEWMSAIASLKGQKEIALQIERSGGQFDFVTVTLD
- a CDS encoding BON domain-containing protein; translated protein: MLRIRTTILALTVAFLIATSSAVLAGGSKKGNDIQSGTAREIRKELVTLPYYGVFDNLAFKLEGDTVILYGQVVRPTTRKDAEKRIAKIEGVERVINNIEVLPLSRFDDSIRLRTYRAVFGAGSLYRYGQGVNPSIHIIVKNGHVSLEGIVATEGDKNLAGISARGVPGSFSVTNNLKVERRS
- a CDS encoding glycine--tRNA ligase → MVTIDTITSLAKRRGFVFQSSDIYGGLGSVWDYGPLGVELVNNIKRAWWRSVVYERDDMVGLDAGILMNRLVWHYSGHEATFSDPMVDCRECKSRLRADKIEGKCPVCGSTNLTEPRKFNLMFRTTVGPVDDGSGLAYLRPETAQGIFVNFKNVLDSTNRKLPFGIAQTGKAYRNEITPGNFIFRTREFEQMEIEFFVKPPHILKEGDLNDEQWHDRWIEDRFNWYLSLGMNANNLRQYEQPPEELAHYAKRTVDLQYRFFPEREEEDKQFDELEGIANRTAFDTMSHSKKMVRVNKPVSEQAEGEYILIDPVTGEKVLARIKEDSKKSKGEEEVRHNPDSTADMTYFDHESNKHVFPYVIEPSAGVARSTLAFLMDAYNEEEVRGETRVVLKLHPHLAPIKVAVLPLAKNKEGIVSLAKDIKTRLQRTGTMRAVYDDTGAIGKLYRRQDEVGTPFCLTVDHQSLEDNQVTIRDRDTMEQERIGIADIEKTIAQKLGFTLS